One genomic segment of Paenibacillus xylanexedens includes these proteins:
- the gatC gene encoding Asp-tRNA(Asn)/Glu-tRNA(Gln) amidotransferase subunit GatC, with the protein MSISNNDVQHVAKLARLNLTAEEEQTLTGQLNAILKYAEKLNELDTEDIEPTTHVLHVSNVMREDETKESLSIEQVMRNAPEEEDGQFKVPAVME; encoded by the coding sequence ATGAGTATTTCGAATAATGACGTTCAGCATGTGGCCAAGCTGGCCCGGCTCAACTTGACTGCTGAAGAAGAACAGACCCTGACAGGTCAGCTGAACGCGATTTTAAAATATGCAGAAAAGCTGAATGAGCTGGATACAGAAGACATCGAACCCACCACTCACGTTCTGCACGTAAGCAATGTTATGCGTGAAGATGAGACCAAAGAAAGCCTGTCGATTGAACAGGTGATGCGCAATGCACCGGAAGAAGAAGACGGGCAGTTTAAAGTGCCTGCTGTAATGGAATAA
- a CDS encoding sigmaY antisigma factor component has protein sequence MNKMHYSLDEISPLWITLLGIFLLVQGTWIFQDARRRGRFPWLWGLWGITGFPTPLIIYWFVVIRSQRKPGERNPK, from the coding sequence ATGAATAAAATGCATTATTCGTTGGATGAGATTTCTCCACTGTGGATTACATTGCTTGGCATTTTTCTTCTGGTTCAGGGCACATGGATCTTTCAGGACGCACGCAGACGTGGACGTTTCCCTTGGTTATGGGGATTATGGGGCATCACAGGATTTCCCACGCCGCTCATAATATATTGGTTTGTCGTTATTCGATCACAGCGCAAGCCAGGTGAACGGAATCCGAAATAA
- a CDS encoding YxlC family protein has product MSRSDDAQEQEVVERLQQHMKVLDDAFEPTSIPSLGALEAQVRERRQIRRRANWIEMICFWLVGLFAITFGALFFVSAPALYLGIQALGTAVAVILAVIWAGRRRKEVRHE; this is encoded by the coding sequence ATGAGCAGATCAGATGATGCACAAGAACAAGAAGTTGTGGAACGATTGCAGCAACACATGAAAGTGCTGGATGATGCATTTGAACCGACAAGTATTCCTTCTTTGGGTGCACTTGAAGCCCAAGTCAGGGAACGGAGACAGATTAGACGTCGAGCCAATTGGATCGAGATGATATGTTTCTGGTTGGTTGGACTGTTTGCCATTACCTTTGGGGCATTATTTTTCGTATCTGCTCCAGCTCTATATCTGGGAATCCAGGCTCTTGGTACAGCTGTTGCGGTGATTTTGGCTGTGATCTGGGCCGGACGGCGCCGGAAGGAGGTTCGTCATGAATAA
- the sigY gene encoding RNA polymerase sigma factor SigY gives MIKAAELEEVRRAVSGDDSALAALLQRHYTFVYKYLVKVTMDANLAEETVQDTMIRCMENIHRYDGTSAFSSWMITIATRIYIDKTRRKKREQNWLTLIRDQAVRRFRWQLETRNEEWTDVMDAMTRLTPEHRVAVLLKHYYGYGYDEIGEMLGIPAGTVKSRTAYGLRQLRKELE, from the coding sequence ATGATAAAGGCAGCTGAGCTGGAAGAGGTACGCAGAGCAGTATCGGGAGACGATAGCGCACTTGCAGCGTTGTTGCAACGTCACTACACGTTTGTGTATAAGTATCTTGTGAAAGTGACAATGGACGCTAACCTCGCAGAAGAGACGGTGCAGGATACGATGATTCGTTGTATGGAAAATATCCATCGATATGATGGCACGTCTGCCTTTTCATCATGGATGATCACCATTGCGACCCGCATCTATATCGATAAGACAAGACGTAAGAAGAGAGAACAGAACTGGCTTACTCTCATCCGGGATCAGGCTGTACGTCGATTCCGCTGGCAGCTTGAGACTCGGAATGAAGAATGGACAGATGTCATGGATGCGATGACAAGACTGACACCCGAACATCGTGTTGCAGTGCTACTGAAGCATTATTATGGATACGGGTATGACGAGATCGGGGAAATGCTGGGTATTCCTGCGGGAACGGTGAAGTCACGCACAGCTTATGGTCTCCGTCAGTTAAGAAAGGAGCTGGAATAA
- a CDS encoding MBL fold metallo-hydrolase: MLNIRTFSLGPLQTNAYLLQGDDPGKAVIIDPGMNPGPLLKAIQDLEIEAILLTHAHFDHMGGVDEIRKLKGCPVYLHDLESDWLTTPKLNGSLNWPQATPPLSTDPAEYAMDEGQKLNLIGHTFKVFHTPGHSPGSVSLLCDNDLFAGDVLFRMGVGRTDLTGGRERDLIDSIQNKLYTFADEVKVYPGHGPKTTIGYEKQNNPYVSAR, from the coding sequence ATGCTTAACATTCGTACGTTTTCATTAGGCCCGCTTCAGACCAATGCGTATCTCCTACAAGGAGATGATCCGGGCAAAGCCGTCATTATCGACCCAGGCATGAATCCAGGGCCGCTGCTTAAGGCGATCCAAGACTTGGAGATTGAAGCCATTCTCCTCACTCATGCTCACTTTGATCATATGGGCGGGGTAGATGAGATCCGTAAATTGAAGGGATGTCCCGTCTATCTTCATGACTTGGAGAGCGACTGGCTCACCACCCCGAAATTAAATGGATCTTTGAATTGGCCGCAGGCGACACCACCGCTTTCGACAGATCCTGCTGAATATGCCATGGACGAAGGGCAGAAGCTGAATCTGATTGGTCATACGTTTAAAGTGTTCCATACACCTGGACATTCCCCAGGCAGTGTAAGTTTGCTTTGTGATAACGACCTGTTTGCGGGTGATGTGCTGTTCCGCATGGGTGTGGGCAGAACGGACCTGACAGGAGGGCGTGAACGGGATCTGATTGATTCAATCCAGAACAAGCTTTACACCTTTGCTGATGAGGTTAAAGTATATCCAGGTCATGGTCCCAAAACGACCATTGGTTATGAGAAACAGAACAATCCTTACGTGTCCGCAAGATAA
- a CDS encoding thioredoxin family protein, with the protein MGKPNLSHKFGKGLPPKDFIESMTKNQSEFQANYDSFTWSNEEDREFFESLNHRDDLRVLILAADWCGDVVRNIPVVFQALEISGIPTEVLIMENHPEVMDEFLTMGGRSVPVVIFADTGGHVLGQWGPRPQHVQEVMIEFKRLNPDREAADYQENLAVARQEIGKRYGEGTESHAAIIRELRELISGY; encoded by the coding sequence ATGGGTAAACCCAACTTGTCTCACAAATTCGGTAAAGGTCTGCCACCGAAAGATTTTATCGAGAGTATGACCAAGAACCAAAGTGAATTCCAGGCCAATTATGATAGCTTTACTTGGTCGAACGAAGAGGATCGTGAGTTCTTTGAGAGCCTGAACCATCGCGATGATCTGCGTGTGTTAATTCTGGCTGCTGACTGGTGCGGGGATGTTGTCCGTAATATTCCGGTTGTGTTCCAGGCGCTTGAAATCTCAGGAATCCCAACTGAAGTTCTGATTATGGAGAACCATCCCGAAGTGATGGATGAGTTCCTGACGATGGGTGGCCGTTCTGTGCCAGTCGTTATTTTTGCAGATACAGGTGGTCATGTGTTAGGTCAGTGGGGACCTCGTCCGCAGCATGTACAGGAAGTCATGATTGAATTCAAACGCCTTAATCCGGATCGTGAAGCAGCAGATTATCAAGAAAATTTGGCTGTGGCGCGTCAAGAGATTGGTAAACGTTATGGGGAAGGAACGGAGTCACATGCAGCCATTATCCGTGAGCTGCGTGAACTGATTTCGGGTTACTAA
- a CDS encoding DedA family protein codes for MDFIHNLVGQLFDWIQSLGYFGIMLGLMLEVIPSEIVLAYGGFLVSQGNINFFGAMIFGTVGGVIAQLFIYWIGRYGGRPVLERYGKYILIQKKHIDHSEEWFRKYGTGVIFTARFVPVVRHAISIPAGITKMHTGKFILLTTLAVIPWTALFIYLGMILGDQWKHIDEKAAPYVMPILLVALALMIVYVLIKWMNVRKKKGSV; via the coding sequence ATGGACTTTATTCATAACCTTGTTGGCCAATTGTTCGATTGGATTCAAAGTCTTGGGTACTTTGGAATCATGCTTGGATTAATGTTGGAAGTTATCCCAAGCGAAATTGTGCTGGCGTATGGAGGTTTTCTCGTTTCACAAGGTAATATCAACTTCTTCGGTGCTATGATTTTTGGTACGGTGGGCGGTGTGATTGCCCAGTTATTTATTTACTGGATTGGCCGTTATGGCGGCAGACCTGTACTTGAACGCTACGGTAAATACATACTCATCCAGAAAAAACACATCGACCATTCCGAGGAGTGGTTCCGCAAGTATGGTACAGGTGTCATTTTCACAGCGCGTTTTGTTCCGGTGGTAAGACATGCAATCTCCATCCCGGCTGGCATCACGAAAATGCACACAGGCAAATTCATCTTGCTTACTACACTCGCTGTTATACCTTGGACTGCATTGTTTATATATTTAGGGATGATTCTTGGAGATCAATGGAAGCATATTGATGAGAAAGCGGCACCATATGTTATGCCTATTTTGCTTGTCGCTCTCGCCCTTATGATCGTTTATGTACTTATTAAATGGATGAATGTTCGTAAAAAGAAAGGAAGTGTCTAG